From a single Maylandia zebra isolate NMK-2024a linkage group LG3, Mzebra_GT3a, whole genome shotgun sequence genomic region:
- the LOC101478939 gene encoding interferon-induced very large GTPase 1 — translation MTDSRFTMNDSEEEEEFHDAVDTFVEPEEDSLIPWLHQVIPDENASVEGFHTVRADRDSIASDNPPRGELTALHAGSEAVPLGMTPIGEDCLTVAIQQLNLGTVHVRVAENGEEVPAASVFTEPSPPIQIIANEVCSDSVSLQWDTPDGEVVSYTVTCCSEGKTVQELATDTNSLTFSCLKPGVCYSFHVSAQLKNGTQTKQTVTSVKTKTQFESLLKDLGLDQHYTVKLSLSKILEIDEKTITDLPAKCETDLPWYFLKKLMMGNVTARNVKYIPVCDSNCDDQLGSTKLDLKNIVHSPKTGVMLNPLDIITALFLCSDGFLQQEMSLKMSMCQFSVPLLLSNHDMKQCTLMLWAMRDIVKKYRPQSLSESKGFIEDRIVLSELPMISFVRLGECSLSKSEILNKVLSNSQQYHDTFVHRNMECGDSPRRISNGLTEITWYLPCGNTNIDIFSQPVAVANLRGDIASFETQYSFLCQTSAAVFVFFDHLDSECSLLTNQHHKAQIFLVGNYESQSFSLDTLETVATMLGLTNNNIIIKTKQKNAADFVKGLRKTISDVVENSQIKMQTEQMAEIAHELGILVDEDSPECQTAKTNAEAITAEIQDIHIFKEDQLPRQGEIWKELTCLEKEEFRLKKVGSKNIEDYKSELQLQKEKLRKRQNSYDMSTAMTCFINAISSPGTERFYFLKWMRMNLDNLSRIKLSELREKYKEKCKNSENKEEIKEIDRQISNSSLGTEHFFCEMGQIYEASLSLPKKHPARQQLQHLPKLCAELLLDGFPLELVDGDASNIPLRWVSDVLSQLSDLVSPNRKIRVVTVLGVQSTGKSTLLNTMFGVQFAVSSGRCTRGAFMLLIKINEDMKKVLNFDFMVIIDTEGLKSPELAQLDNSFEHDNELATLVIGLSDVTIVNVAMENSAEMKDILQIVVHAFLRMKEVGKKPKCVFVHQNVSDVSAHEKNLRDRKLLLEQLNEMTQAAAKMEKKEENKSFTDVMEYSPDTGNWYIPGLWNGNPPMAPVNAGYSEAVYELKKNIIQLLGNCESSANDIMEFKEWMTSLWTAVKHENFIFSFRNSLVADAYMRLCTEFNKWEWEFKKEMYTWVTNTETRISNFGKVAVKSESSDMREFLICLKSVASTLLSRWETKLLENLTQYFQQTEGHVYLVEGYKEEFSNSVKSLRHEMERSVFNQLTAAAEIREGMREIEKIKKNHTQEIENAVCVLIDECKKKKVQMTDKELEKEFDKMWNETLEKLSFCEQKTFSVFTSVYHFLRINLSHRGSHACELLSQQCLEDCGKKPFKYTAEGFYNKFKHKLSKMFNIQDHTMAVQQLADSIINFCTQFVSEKMESRNNYHETYIQEILHMIDGSLQYNHDVKTDIEFEVSLKQHICGFAAREFQKMHEDFIQANDPYRCLMKNKEKFREDFKDIFNKRDQCQKKAEEFTNKCLKPAVEDFVNRSLGPNIIDDMLTCEQFSTRMSFQYSVLLDLLSKNDLKNYLSYIFSYEDYVKTWIYHQIVERYSNVSTAFEFEDRHLQSCIRSINDAINKAKTGKSHDLKTFVESIRKDLDKLVISQDAFDAFMILNNADKEQFADWLTVSVNDMGNILTSEFKKSNFERKLKQLNMKPHNELFTRVIGCGKQCPFCGVPCEAGGGAHYEHFASLHRPQGLGSYMFVRTKKLDTEICSSLVISDACFCNSITNGKYHPYKCYKEMYPDWNVPPDASLEASDYWKYVMAKYNKEFASAYNARPADIPAAWKNITKQQATESLKVSFWIK, via the exons ATAATCCTCCAAGAGGAGAATTAACTGCTCTCCATGCTGGCAGTGAGGCTGTTCCTCTAGGCATGACACCTATTGGAGAAGACTGTTTGACTGTAGCCATTCAGCAACTAAATCTGGGGACAGTGCATGTAAGGGTAGCAGAGAACGGAGAGGAAGTCCCAGCAGCTTCTGTCTTTACAG AGCCCAGCCCTCCTATCCAGATTATTGCAAATGAGGTATGCAGTGATTCGGTGTCTCTGCAGTGGGACACTCCTGATGGTGAAGTAGTGAGCTACACTGTGACTTGTTGCAGCGAGGGGAAAACTGTGCAAGAGCTAGCAACAGACACAAACAGTCTGACCTTCAGCTGCCTGAAGCCAGGGGTGTGTTACTCCTTCCATGTATCTGCACAGCTTAAAAATGGAACGCAAACCAAGCAAACAGTAACATCTGTTAAAACAA AAACACAGTTTGAGAGCTTATTGAAGGATCTTGGCTTGGACCAGCACTACACCGTGAAGTTGTCACTCAGCAAAATACTTGAAATTGATGAGAAGACCATCACTGATCTACCTGCCAAGTGTGAAACAGATCTTCCATGGTactttttaaagaaactgatgatgGGTAATGTGACAGCTAGGAATGTGAAATATATACCTGTTTGTGACTCAAACTGTGACGATCAATTAGGGAGTACAAAGTTAGATCTTAAAAATATAGTCCATAGCCCAAAGACAGGTGTTATGTTAAATCCACTCGATATAATCACTGCTCTCTTTCTGTGTTCTGATGGTTTTCTACAGCAGGAAATGTCACTAAAAATGTCCATGTGTCAGTTctctgttcctctgctgctttctAATCATGACATGAAACAGTGCACACTCATGCTGTGGGCCATGAGagacattgttaaaaagtacaGACCTCAGTCTCTGTCAGAGTCTAAGGGCTTCATTGAAGACAGAATCGTTCTCTCTGAACTTCCAATGATCTCTTTTGTCAGACTGGGTGAGTGCTCCTTGTCCAAGTCAGAGATTCTCAATAAGGTTCTGAGCAATTCTCAGCAGTACCATGACACCTTTGTTCATCGCAACATGGAGTGTGGTGACAGTCCAAGAAGAATATCCAACGGACTGACTGAAATTACTTGGTATCTTCCTTGTGGAAACACAAACATTGATATTTTCAGTCAGCCAGTGGCTGTAGCTAACCTTCGTGGGGACATTGCTTCATTTGAAACACAATACTCCTTTCTGTGTCAGACATCTGCAgcagtttttgtgttctttGACCATTTGGACTCTGAGTGCAGTCTACTTACTAACCAACACCACAAGGCACAGATCTTCTTGGTAGGTAACTATGAGAGCCAGAGCTTCAGTTTAGATACTTTAGAAACAGTAGCAACAATGTTGGGCTTGACTAACAACAACATCATTattaagacaaaacaaaaaaatgctgcCGATTTTGTCAAAGGCTTGAGGAAAACAATCAGTGATGTAGTTGAGAACTCACAGATAAAGATGCAAACAGAGCAGATGGCAGAAATTGCCCATGAACTGGGAATCCTGGTTGATGAAGACTCTCCAGAGTGCCAGACTGCAAAGACAAATGCAGAAGCCATCACTGCTGAAATTCAAGATATCCATATATTCAAAGAAGATCAGCTTCCACGGCAAGGTGAAATATGGAAAGAACTGACCTGCTTAGAGAAGGAAGAATTTCGGCTTAAAAAAGTTGGCTCCAAAAATATAGAAGATTACAAAAGTGAACttcagctgcagaaagaaaaactgAGGAAAAGGCAGAACTCTTATGACATGTCGACAGCTATGACATGTTTCATCAATGCAATATCAAGCCCAGGAACAGAGAGGTTTTATTTCCTGAAATGGATGCGAATGAACCTCGATAACCTGTCTCGCATAAAACTGTCTGAACTTcgggaaaaatataaagaaaaatgcaagAACTCTGAGAACAAAGAGGAGATCAAAGAAATTGACAGACAAATTTCCAACAGCTCACTGGGGACTGAACACTTCTTCTGTGAAATGGGTCAGATCTATGAAGCTTCACTGTCCCTTCCAAAAAAACATCCAGCACGTCAACAGCTGCAGCATCTGCCCAAACTGTGTGCAGAGTTGTTGCTTGATGGATTTCCTCTTGAGCTTGTAGATGGAGATGCATCCAACATCCCTCTCAGATGGGTGAGTGATGTTCTCTCTCAGCTCAGTGACTTGGTGTCTCCAAACAGAAAGATACGTGTAGTCACAGTTCTTGGAGTTCAGAGCACAGGAAAGTCCACTCTCCTTAACACCATGTTTGGAGTGCAGTTTGCAGTCAGCAGTGGTCGATGTACTCGAGGTGCCTTTATGTTACTCATCAAAATCAATGAAGACATGAAAAAGGTCCTAAATTTTGACTTCATGGTGATCATTGACACTGAGGGCTTAAAGTCACCAGAACTTGCACAACTAGACAACAGCTTTGAGCACGACAATGAGCTTGCAACACTTGTTATAGGGTTGAGTGATGTCACCATTGTCAATGTTGCAATGGAGAATTCAGCCGAAATGAAGGACATCCTACAAATAGTTGTGCATGCTTTTCTCAGGATGAAGGAGGTGGGCAAAAAGcctaaatgtgtgtttgttcacCAGAATGTGTCCGATGTTTCAGCCCATGAGAAGAACTTACGAGACAGGAAACTGCTCCTGGAACAGTTGAATGAGATGACCCAGGCAGCAGCcaaaatggaaaagaaagaggagaacAAGAGCTTCACTGATGTGATGGAGTACAGTCCAGACACTGGGAACTGGTACATTCCTGGACTCTGGAATGGAAACCCACCAATGGCACCAGTCAATGCAGGCTACAGTGAGGCTGTATATGAGCTCAAGAAAAACATCATCCAACTGCTGGGAAACTGTGAGTCATCTGCTAATGATATCATGGAGTTTAAAGAGTGGATGACAAGTCTCTGGACTGCAGTAAAGCATGAAAACTTTATCTTCAGCTTCAGAAACAGCCTCGTAGCTGATGCATACATGAGACTCTGCACAGAATTCAACAAATGGGAGTGGGAATTCAAAAAAGAGATGTACACCTGGgttacaaacacagaaacaagaaTTTCCAATTTTGGTAAAGTTGCTGTAAAATCTGAATCGTCTGACATGAGAGAATTTCTCATATGTTTGAAAAGTGTAGCCTCCACACTGCTGTCTAGATGGGAGACAAAACTTCTCGAAAATCTGACACAGTATTTTCAGCAAACAGAGGGTCATGTTTATCTGGTTGAAGGATACAAAGAGGAATTCTCAAACAGTGTAAAGAGCCTTCGGCATGAAATGGAGAGATCTGTTTTTAATCagctcacagcagcagcagaaatcaGAGAGGGGATGagagaaattgaaaaaattaaaaagaaccATACACAAGAGATTGAAAATGCAGTTTGTGTGTTGATAGatgaatgcaaaaagaaaaaagtccagATGACAGACAAAGAGCTGGAAAAAGAGTTTGATAAGATGTGGAATGAAACACTGGAGAAACTTTCTTTTTGTGAACAAAAGACCTTCAGTGTCTTCACCAGCGTATATCACTTCCTGCGAATCAATCTGTCACACAGGGGGAGTCATGCATGTGAATTATTAAGTCAACAATGTCTGGAAGATTGTGGAAAAAAGCCTTTCAAATATACAGCTGAAGGATTCTACAACAAATTTAAACACAAACTCAGCAAGATGTTCAACATTCAAGATCACACAATGGCTGTACAGCAATTGGCTGACAGCATCATCAATTTTTGCACTCAGTTTGTAAGTGAGAAAATGGAAAGCAGAAACAATTACCATGAGACCTACATCCAGGAGATCCTACACATGATTGATGGGAGTCTACAGTACAATCACGATGTTAAGACAGACATCGAGTTTGAAGTTTCTCTGAAACAGCACATCTGTGGATTTGCAGCCAGAGAGTTTCAGAAAATGCACGAAGATTTCATCCAAGCAAATGATCCCTACAGATGTCTGatgaaaaacaaggaaaagtTTCGTGAGGATTTCAAAGACATCTTTAATAAAAGAGACCAGTGTCAGAAGAAGGCAGAAGAATTCACCAACAAATGCTTGAAGCCTGCTGTGGAAGACTTTGTTAATCGCTCCCTGGGTCCTAATATCATTGATGACATGCTGACATGTGAGCAGTTCAGCACACGAATGTCCTTCCAGTATTCAGTTTTATTGGATTTACTCTCAAAGaatgatttaaaaaactatCTGAGTTATATTTTTTCATATGAGGATTATGTAAAAACATGGATTTACCACCAAATAGTGGAGCGCTACTCAAATGtgtcaacagcatttgaatttGAGGACCGACATCTCCAGTCATGTATCAGAAGCATAAATGATGCCATCAACAAGGCAAAAACAGGAAAGAGTCATGACTTGAAGACATTTGTGGAAAGCATTCGCAAAGATCTTGATAAACTGGTCATTTCCCAGGATGCTTTTGATGCTTTCATGATCCTAAACAATGCTGATAAGGAACAGTTTGCTGATTGgctcacagtgtctgtgaatGACATGGGAAACATTCTTACGAGTGAATTTAAAAAGTCAAACTTTGAAAGAAAGCTAAAACAGCTCAATATGAAACCACACAATGAGCTTTTTACCAGAGTGATTGGTTGCGGCAAACAGTGTCCATTCTGTGGCGTGCCCtgtgaggcaggaggaggagcccATTATGAGCACTTTGCTTCACTGCATCGACCACAAGGTCTGGGTTCATATATGTTTGTTAGAACAAAAAAACTTGACACTGAAATATGTTCCTCTCTTGTGATCAGTGATGCATGTTTTTGCAACAGTATTACAAATGGTAAATATCATCCCTATAAGTGTTACAAGGAAATGTACCCAGACTGGAATGTCCCTCCAGATGCGAGTCTTGAAGCATCCGACTACTGGAAATATGTGATGGCGAAGTACAACAAAGAATTTGCTAGTGCGTATAATGCCAGACCTGCTGATATTCCTGCTGCTTGGAAAAATATCACAAAACAGCAGGCAACAGAAAGCCTTAAAGTGTCCTTCTGGATCAAGTAA